A genomic segment from Tuwongella immobilis encodes:
- a CDS encoding ABC transporter permease produces the protein MYKLLLCSRYLCTRYLALICIISVLLGVATLIVVNSVMSGFSSKLKERLHGLLSDVVIESPSYGGFPLKPAEMMKMIQDSPAGKHIEAMSPTVEVFAMMQYRVGPSEPITRAIRLIGIDPESRSAVGGFSEFLLRQKNNPKPEFELTESARKRTDMMRRPDPTPVRVETLEPNAPPPLDPPPREKPTLYGAIVGHAIASFRQKTGANPKDVKDVFLLEEGDNILVTTVGAQEMLPVFSHFFVTDYVKTEMSEYDSNYVFVPLTYLQQLRAMEGRVTNLQIRLKDYQFAPEVVATLKELFPTRDYMVQTWEDKQGPLLSAIAVERGILNVLLFMIVGVAGFSILAIFSMIVAEKTRDIGILKSLGASHRGVMSIFLTYGLLLGVVGALLGTGLGLWITDNLNEIEQFLAKITGQDIFPRDVYYFDKIPTNVELSSVGLVNFGAILTAVIFSLVPAMRAAYLHPVRALRYD, from the coding sequence ATGTACAAGTTGCTGTTGTGCTCGCGCTATTTATGCACGCGCTATTTGGCGCTCATCTGCATCATTAGCGTGCTATTGGGAGTGGCAACGCTGATTGTTGTCAACAGCGTGATGAGCGGCTTCAGCAGCAAGTTGAAAGAGCGGCTGCACGGCTTGCTCTCCGATGTGGTGATTGAATCGCCCAGCTACGGCGGGTTTCCGTTGAAGCCCGCCGAGATGATGAAGATGATCCAGGACTCCCCGGCGGGCAAGCACATCGAGGCGATGTCCCCCACAGTGGAAGTCTTTGCCATGATGCAATATCGGGTCGGTCCCTCCGAGCCGATCACCCGCGCCATTCGACTCATCGGCATCGATCCGGAAAGCCGCTCGGCGGTGGGTGGCTTCTCGGAATTTCTGCTGCGGCAGAAGAATAATCCCAAGCCTGAATTTGAGCTGACCGAATCGGCCCGCAAGCGCACGGACATGATGCGGCGGCCCGATCCCACTCCGGTGCGCGTCGAAACGCTCGAACCGAATGCCCCTCCCCCGCTCGATCCGCCGCCGCGTGAAAAGCCCACGCTTTATGGTGCGATCGTCGGGCACGCCATCGCCAGTTTCCGCCAGAAGACCGGCGCGAATCCCAAAGACGTCAAGGATGTCTTCCTGTTGGAAGAAGGCGACAATATCCTCGTTACCACGGTGGGTGCCCAGGAAATGCTGCCCGTGTTTTCGCACTTCTTTGTCACCGACTACGTCAAGACCGAGATGAGCGAATACGACTCGAACTATGTGTTCGTCCCATTGACGTACTTGCAACAATTGCGGGCAATGGAAGGGCGCGTGACCAACTTGCAGATCCGGCTGAAGGATTACCAGTTCGCCCCGGAAGTGGTGGCGACGCTGAAGGAACTCTTCCCCACCCGCGATTACATGGTGCAAACCTGGGAAGACAAACAAGGCCCGTTGCTGTCGGCCATCGCCGTGGAGCGCGGCATTCTCAACGTGCTGTTGTTCATGATCGTCGGCGTGGCAGGCTTCAGTATTCTGGCGATCTTCTCCATGATTGTCGCCGAGAAGACCCGCGATATTGGCATTCTGAAATCGCTGGGCGCATCGCATCGCGGGGTGATGAGTATCTTTCTGACCTACGGCTTACTGTTGGGCGTAGTCGGTGCGTTGCTGGGGACCGGGCTGGGATTGTGGATCACCGACAATCTCAACGAGATCGAACAATTCCTGGCGAAAATCACGGGCCAGGATATTTTCCCACGCGACGTCTACTATTTCGATAAGATCCCAACGAATGTCGAATTGAGCAGCGTGGGGTTGGTGAATTTCGGTGCCATTCTGACGGCGGTGATTTTTAGTTTGGTGCCCGCGATGCGAGCGGCGTATTTGCATCCGGTGCGGGCGCTGCGTTACGATTGA
- a CDS encoding ABC transporter ATP-binding protein, whose translation MLKATNLHKTYRRDAHSVHVIRGLDLEIQTGEFVSVIGVSGSGKSTLMHLLGTLDSPDQGEILLDGRRIDNLPPLERDQLRNQTFGFIFQFYHLLPELTMLENVLMPVMISHSFFGWMRKSRMWKKRALELLERVGLGHRIKHKPRELSGGEMQRTAIARALIQQPKILLADEPTGNLDRDAGLDIIQILRDLNRSEGTSILMVTHNLDIVSETDRVVRMTAGKIDAPSEPTEPTLKLHPTPNLVANW comes from the coding sequence ATGCTCAAAGCAACGAATCTGCATAAGACGTACCGCCGCGATGCGCACAGCGTGCACGTGATTCGCGGATTGGATCTGGAAATTCAGACCGGCGAGTTTGTCAGCGTCATCGGTGTCTCGGGGTCGGGGAAATCGACGCTGATGCACCTGTTGGGCACGCTCGATTCGCCGGATCAGGGGGAGATTCTGCTCGATGGCCGCCGCATCGACAATCTGCCACCATTGGAGCGCGACCAGCTTCGCAATCAAACATTCGGATTCATCTTTCAGTTCTACCATTTGTTGCCGGAACTGACGATGCTCGAGAATGTGCTGATGCCGGTGATGATTAGCCATTCGTTCTTTGGCTGGATGCGGAAATCACGCATGTGGAAAAAGCGGGCGTTGGAATTGCTGGAGCGCGTGGGACTGGGCCACCGCATCAAGCACAAGCCCCGCGAATTGTCCGGCGGCGAAATGCAACGCACCGCGATTGCCCGGGCGTTGATTCAGCAGCCGAAAATTCTGCTAGCGGATGAGCCGACCGGCAACCTGGACCGCGACGCTGGGTTGGACATTATCCAAATCTTGCGTGACTTGAACCGTTCCGAGGGAACTTCTATCCTGATGGTGACGCATAACCTGGATATCGTGTCGGAAACCGATCGGGTGGTGCGGATGACCGCTGGGAAAATTGATGCGCCCAGCGAGCCAACGGAACCCACGTTGAAACTGCACCCCACACCCAATC
- the lysS gene encoding lysine--tRNA ligase, which produces MRAANHRASYHHLQVVAPKRGAKSPIQLHEGVAVAGESDHSESRPNPNSGPVDVPRIEKLHKIEELGLDPWGGRFDGHQSVAAILEKPCVSFDENPTEVVRAAGRIVLRRNQGKVHFLQLWDQTGRIQIMMGQAQVGELGWKLAQLLDLGDLIGVEGVFGHTRKGEPTIRVSELTILSKSLEPHPEKYHGLSDIEYRLRHRYLDLIYTPETMERAKKRILILRTIRNYLDAQGYMEVETPVLHTIAGGAAARPFATHHNALDIPLVLRIALELHLKRLLVGGIEKVYEIGRVFRNEGISHKHNPEFTMMELYQAYGDYRSMMDLTEGLMVACVDALGGGREIPWGEKTVKFEPPFERAKYADLFLQHVGCSMDDPAACLEAAKKHRIDPTGKEHDVLVNDLFERCVEDNLVGPVFVYDYPAALCPLTKRKRENPAIAERFELYVHGMELANAYTELNDPITQEATFARQLAGLKDEDSMAKMDHEFVWALRHAMPPAGGLGIGMDRLIMLLTNTQSIRDVILFPLLRPER; this is translated from the coding sequence TTGCGTGCCGCGAACCATCGGGCGTCCTATCATCATCTACAAGTGGTGGCTCCGAAACGCGGAGCGAAATCGCCAATCCAATTGCACGAGGGGGTTGCCGTGGCGGGCGAGTCGGATCATTCAGAATCGCGTCCAAATCCCAATTCCGGTCCGGTGGACGTACCGCGCATCGAGAAATTGCACAAAATCGAAGAATTGGGGCTGGATCCCTGGGGTGGTCGTTTCGACGGGCATCAATCAGTGGCGGCGATTCTGGAGAAACCGTGCGTTAGCTTCGACGAGAACCCCACGGAAGTGGTGCGTGCCGCCGGGCGGATTGTGCTGCGCCGCAATCAAGGCAAGGTTCACTTCCTGCAATTGTGGGACCAAACCGGCCGCATTCAGATCATGATGGGACAGGCCCAAGTCGGCGAGTTGGGTTGGAAGTTGGCCCAGCTTCTGGACTTAGGCGATCTGATTGGCGTGGAAGGCGTGTTTGGCCACACCCGCAAGGGCGAACCGACCATTCGCGTGAGCGAACTAACGATCCTCAGCAAGTCGTTAGAGCCGCACCCGGAAAAATATCACGGTCTTTCGGATATCGAATATCGATTGCGGCACCGCTATCTGGATCTCATCTACACGCCCGAGACGATGGAGCGGGCGAAGAAGCGGATTCTGATTCTGCGCACCATCCGCAACTACCTGGATGCGCAAGGCTATATGGAAGTGGAAACGCCGGTGCTGCACACCATTGCCGGTGGGGCGGCAGCGCGGCCGTTTGCGACGCATCACAACGCCTTGGATATTCCGCTGGTGCTGCGGATTGCCTTGGAACTGCACCTGAAGCGGCTGCTGGTCGGTGGCATCGAGAAGGTGTACGAAATTGGCCGCGTCTTTCGCAATGAAGGGATTAGCCACAAGCATAATCCCGAATTTACGATGATGGAATTGTACCAAGCCTATGGCGATTATCGCAGCATGATGGACCTCACCGAAGGGTTGATGGTCGCCTGCGTCGATGCGCTGGGTGGCGGCCGGGAAATTCCATGGGGCGAAAAGACGGTTAAATTCGAGCCGCCGTTCGAGCGAGCGAAGTATGCCGATCTCTTCTTGCAGCATGTGGGCTGCTCGATGGACGATCCGGCGGCCTGCTTGGAAGCGGCGAAGAAGCATCGCATCGATCCGACCGGCAAAGAGCATGACGTTCTGGTGAACGATTTGTTCGAACGCTGCGTGGAAGATAATTTGGTCGGTCCCGTGTTTGTGTATGACTACCCGGCCGCGCTCTGTCCGCTGACCAAGCGCAAGCGGGAAAATCCAGCGATTGCCGAACGATTTGAACTGTACGTTCACGGCATGGAATTGGCGAATGCGTACACGGAGTTGAATGATCCGATTACGCAAGAAGCGACCTTCGCTCGGCAGTTGGCCGGATTGAAGGACGAAGATTCCATGGCCAAGATGGATCACGAGTTCGTTTGGGCGTTGCGGCACGCCATGCCCCCCGCTGGCGGACTTGGCATTGGCATGGACCGGCTGATTATGTTACTGACAAACACGCAAAGTATCCGCGATGTGATTCTGTTCCCCTTGCTGCGACCCGAGCGATGA